Proteins from one Cicer arietinum cultivar CDC Frontier isolate Library 1 chromosome 3, Cicar.CDCFrontier_v2.0, whole genome shotgun sequence genomic window:
- the LOC101498236 gene encoding uncharacterized protein isoform X2, with protein MSSSCKTMLCSSLSSSFKFKSTLSPSPSLLRRRNYHKSTWQCYNSPQNAAVSAIDDPQSNHSIQNLLSTEGVTSLMKMERKPLLHEPQVRWFPYLNSFRCGNGYEVTSSEVIEAVSPCISETRKHRFGNAVRNRSYSVCLVVEGLCDFGNVSATFRSADALGVQSVHVVSCDANKRYKDNRHVSMGAEKWLDIELWDSTKECFEMLKSRGYRIATTHVGIDAVSIYDLDWSCPTAIVVGNENRGISEEALALSDLHCSIPMKGMVDSFNVSVAAGILMHHAVCDRISRMGRHGDLTVDERQILLAEFSLRHSNSAISVVEDYAKRKAALLT; from the exons ATGAGTAGCAGTTGCAAAACCATGTTGTGTTCATCACTCTCTTCTTCCTTCAAATTCAAATCCACGCTTTCACCTTCTCCTTCTCTCCTTCGCCGCCGTAACTACCACAAATCCACGTGGCAATGTTACAACTCACCTCAAAACGCCGCCGTTTCAGCAATAGACGATCCCCAATCAAACCACTCAATACAGAACCTCCTAAGCACCGAAGGAGTCACATCACTTATGAAAATGGAACGCAAACCTCTTCTTCACGAACCTCAGGTTCGGTGGTTCCCTTACCTAAACTCTTTCAGGTGCGGAAACGGTTACGAAGTTACAAGTTCGGAAGTTATTGAAGCGGTTAGTCCTTGCATTTCAGAAACGAGGAAGCATAGGTTCGGGAACGCGGTTCGGAACCGAAGCTACTCGGTTTGTCTTGTGGTGGAAGGGTTGTGTGATTTCGGCAATGTTTCGGCTACGTTTCGATCTGCTGATGCTCTTGGTGTTCAGTCTGTTCATGTTGTGTCTTGTGATGCTAACAAAAG GTATAAGGACAATCGCCATGTAAGCATGGGCGCAGAGAAATGGTTAGACATTGAACTATGGGATTCTACAAAGGAGTGCTTTGAAATGTTGAAATCACGTGGTTATCGAATTGCCACTACTCATGTGGGAATAGATGCG GTTTCTATATATGACTTGGACTGGTCCTGTCCGACTGCAATAGTTGTCGGGAATGAAAATAG GGGTATTAGTGAAGAGGCTTTGGCATTGTCAGATTTGCACTGCAGTATTCCAATGAAGGGGATGGTTGACTCTTTCAATGTTTCAGTTGCTGCAGGAATCCTCATGCACCATGCTGTTTGCGATAGAATTTCTCGTATg GGCCGTCATGGCGATTTGACAGTTGACGAAAGACAAATTCTACTTGCAGAGTTTTCGCTGCGTCATAGCAATAGTGCTATCAGTGTTGTCGAAGATTATGCAAAGCGCAAGGCAGCATTATTAACCTAA
- the LOC101498236 gene encoding uncharacterized protein isoform X1, giving the protein MSSSCKTMLCSSLSSSFKFKSTLSPSPSLLRRRNYHKSTWQCYNSPQNAAVSAIDDPQSNHSIQNLLSTEGVTSLMKMERKPLLHEPQVRWFPYLNSFRCGNGYEVTSSEVIEAVSPCISETRKHRFGNAVRNRSYSVCLVVEGLCDFGNVSATFRSADALGVQSVHVVSCDANKRYKDNRHVSMGAEKWLDIELWDSTKECFEMLKSRGYRIATTHVGIDAVLFVSANFVSSHPEKLCETCNHVSIYDLDWSCPTAIVVGNENRGISEEALALSDLHCSIPMKGMVDSFNVSVAAGILMHHAVCDRISRMGRHGDLTVDERQILLAEFSLRHSNSAISVVEDYAKRKAALLT; this is encoded by the exons ATGAGTAGCAGTTGCAAAACCATGTTGTGTTCATCACTCTCTTCTTCCTTCAAATTCAAATCCACGCTTTCACCTTCTCCTTCTCTCCTTCGCCGCCGTAACTACCACAAATCCACGTGGCAATGTTACAACTCACCTCAAAACGCCGCCGTTTCAGCAATAGACGATCCCCAATCAAACCACTCAATACAGAACCTCCTAAGCACCGAAGGAGTCACATCACTTATGAAAATGGAACGCAAACCTCTTCTTCACGAACCTCAGGTTCGGTGGTTCCCTTACCTAAACTCTTTCAGGTGCGGAAACGGTTACGAAGTTACAAGTTCGGAAGTTATTGAAGCGGTTAGTCCTTGCATTTCAGAAACGAGGAAGCATAGGTTCGGGAACGCGGTTCGGAACCGAAGCTACTCGGTTTGTCTTGTGGTGGAAGGGTTGTGTGATTTCGGCAATGTTTCGGCTACGTTTCGATCTGCTGATGCTCTTGGTGTTCAGTCTGTTCATGTTGTGTCTTGTGATGCTAACAAAAG GTATAAGGACAATCGCCATGTAAGCATGGGCGCAGAGAAATGGTTAGACATTGAACTATGGGATTCTACAAAGGAGTGCTTTGAAATGTTGAAATCACGTGGTTATCGAATTGCCACTACTCATGTGGGAATAGATGCGGTATTGTTTGTCTCTGCTAATTTTGTTAGTTCACATCCAGAGAAATTGTGTGAAACCTGTAATCAT GTTTCTATATATGACTTGGACTGGTCCTGTCCGACTGCAATAGTTGTCGGGAATGAAAATAG GGGTATTAGTGAAGAGGCTTTGGCATTGTCAGATTTGCACTGCAGTATTCCAATGAAGGGGATGGTTGACTCTTTCAATGTTTCAGTTGCTGCAGGAATCCTCATGCACCATGCTGTTTGCGATAGAATTTCTCGTATg GGCCGTCATGGCGATTTGACAGTTGACGAAAGACAAATTCTACTTGCAGAGTTTTCGCTGCGTCATAGCAATAGTGCTATCAGTGTTGTCGAAGATTATGCAAAGCGCAAGGCAGCATTATTAACCTAA